Proteins encoded in a region of the Candidatus Nanosynbacter sp. HMT-352 genome:
- the ftsZ gene encoding cell division protein FtsZ: MPQIQPSEVQTFASIKVVGVGGAGGSAINRMKDAGLTGVQFIAMNTDAQALHNSKADIKIHLGRDATNGLGAGADPTVGEAAANESRDEIREALEGADMVFVTIGAGGGTGSGAGYVVAEVARELGILVVGVATRPFSFEGEKRRVNADWAISHLGREVDTLITIPNDRLLQTIDRRTPLLETFKIADDVLRQGVQGISELITEHGLINLDFADVKAIMSNAGSALMGIGRASGDDRAVQAAQQAIESPLIEVSIDGAKGVLFNVTGGYDMSMAEIQEAAEIITSAVSPNANIIFGATLKPEMEDELVITVIATGFDSDTFHQQEVSLTVGDDARPVETEVDDEMVKNIDLELDKEEAAESFAAEPETNIWDNPTVEADDDEDDTPAFLRRRKKNKE; encoded by the coding sequence ATGCCGCAAATACAACCAAGTGAAGTTCAAACATTTGCCAGTATAAAAGTCGTCGGTGTTGGCGGCGCTGGTGGCTCAGCTATAAATCGAATGAAAGATGCCGGTCTGACAGGTGTTCAATTTATCGCTATGAATACAGACGCTCAGGCGTTGCATAATTCTAAAGCTGACATAAAAATTCACCTTGGTCGTGATGCAACTAATGGCTTGGGCGCCGGTGCGGATCCTACTGTTGGTGAAGCTGCGGCCAATGAGTCACGTGATGAAATTAGAGAAGCCTTAGAGGGTGCAGACATGGTGTTTGTGACAATTGGTGCTGGTGGTGGAACTGGCTCCGGAGCTGGATATGTTGTGGCGGAAGTAGCGCGTGAACTAGGCATTTTGGTGGTTGGCGTAGCAACTCGACCGTTTAGCTTTGAAGGTGAGAAGCGCCGAGTAAATGCAGATTGGGCAATCTCTCACTTGGGACGCGAAGTTGATACTTTGATTACAATTCCAAACGATAGATTGTTGCAAACTATTGATCGTCGAACACCACTATTGGAGACATTTAAGATTGCTGATGATGTTTTAAGGCAGGGTGTTCAGGGTATCTCTGAACTGATTACTGAGCATGGTTTGATTAACCTTGATTTTGCTGACGTTAAGGCAATTATGAGTAATGCCGGTTCGGCTCTGATGGGAATTGGACGAGCGAGCGGTGATGACCGAGCGGTTCAGGCGGCGCAACAAGCCATTGAGAGTCCGCTAATTGAAGTCTCAATTGATGGCGCCAAGGGTGTTCTGTTCAACGTCACTGGTGGTTATGACATGAGCATGGCAGAAATTCAGGAAGCGGCAGAAATTATTACTAGCGCAGTCAGTCCGAATGCCAACATTATCTTTGGTGCGACTTTGAAGCCTGAGATGGAAGATGAGCTTGTCATTACCGTGATTGCTACGGGATTTGATAGTGATACATTTCACCAGCAAGAAGTTAGCCTTACTGTAGGTGATGATGCAAGACCTGTTGAAACAGAAGTTGACGATGAAATGGTCAAGAATATTGACTTAGAGCTGGACAAGGAAGAGGCGGCCGAGAGTTTTGCGGCTGAGCCGGAGACTAATATTTGGGATAATCCAACAGTTGAAGCTGACGATGACGAAGATGATACGCCAGCATTTCTTAGGCGACGAAAGAAGAATAAGGAGTAA
- the nrdR gene encoding transcriptional regulator NrdR: MVFNIGNSRVIESREVSDGVAIRRRRETPDGKRFTTYERVEKPNLAVIKKNGDRELFDRVKLANATRRSVGKFFKSDEDVDNIITAVEDSLYALGESEVTSKQIGDQVLDELEKCNEVAYVRFASVFYEFKTLDDFVEILAKRRSKSERDS; encoded by the coding sequence ATGGTATTTAATATCGGCAATAGTCGCGTTATCGAATCGCGTGAAGTTTCTGATGGTGTGGCAATTCGTCGTCGCAGGGAAACTCCAGACGGCAAGCGATTTACTACTTATGAGCGAGTCGAAAAGCCCAACTTGGCAGTTATAAAAAAGAACGGCGACCGTGAACTGTTTGATCGTGTGAAGTTGGCAAATGCAACACGTCGTTCGGTTGGAAAGTTTTTCAAGTCTGACGAGGATGTCGACAATATCATCACGGCGGTTGAAGATTCTTTGTATGCGCTAGGTGAGTCAGAAGTCACTTCAAAACAGATTGGCGATCAGGTTTTGGATGAATTAGAGAAATGCAATGAGGTAGCGTACGTGCGTTTTGCTAGCGTCTTTTATGAGTTTAAGACGCTGGATGACTTTGTGGAGATTTTAGCGAAACGACGCAGTAAGAGCGAACGGGATTCATAA
- a CDS encoding vitamin K epoxide reductase family protein — MFNKIKKWLFHEDLKKQNLATFVMLLGSGLGLLASFVLSIEALELAKNSHAVLSCDFSSALSCSAVANHWSAAILGFPNSFIGVMTLPVMVTIAVALLAGAKFPRWFMQAAQAGAIIGMIFAIWMFYMSYVEIGVLCPWCLILDLGMLMIVFGLTRYNVLRKNIPCRCMQKTVSGGYDVLVVVSLVVAVIVAIIAKFGSQLF; from the coding sequence ATGTTTAATAAAATTAAAAAATGGTTATTTCACGAAGATTTGAAAAAGCAAAATTTGGCGACATTTGTAATGCTTCTCGGTAGTGGGCTGGGGTTGTTGGCATCATTCGTACTGTCTATTGAAGCTTTAGAATTAGCAAAAAACTCTCATGCTGTATTAAGTTGCGATTTTAGCTCGGCTCTGAGCTGTTCGGCGGTGGCGAATCATTGGTCGGCGGCTATTTTAGGATTCCCAAATAGTTTCATTGGCGTGATGACTTTGCCTGTTATGGTGACAATTGCAGTGGCGTTGTTGGCGGGAGCAAAGTTTCCAAGGTGGTTTATGCAGGCGGCGCAGGCTGGTGCTATCATTGGAATGATATTTGCTATTTGGATGTTTTATATGAGCTACGTCGAAATTGGTGTGCTTTGTCCGTGGTGCTTGATATTGGATCTTGGGATGCTGATGATTGTGTTCGGTTTGACGCGTTACAATGTTTTGCGGAAAAATATCCCTTGTCGCTGTATGCAGAAGACTGTTAGTGGCGGATATGATGTACTTGTCGTGGTGTCACTGGTTGTTGCGGTAATTGTCGCGATAATCGCCAAATTCGGCAGTCAGCTATTCTAG
- a CDS encoding LiaF transmembrane domain-containing protein — MKKSSLIRAFLSIVVVALGGVLLLKNLDIINISWDIFWGTVWAAGFVLSGLVNIFNYRNKTAWIWGLLLVAIGVLIGFNSYGIVDVSIWKIFWPVVLIAAGLAMMFNTSPKGIKHSKKLDKDGAGNEKIACFWGEEDAVKGDYTGGSLVAIFGGVDLDLRQAKIKDGSVIEIFTFCGGVNVTLPDDVIIENEVRGFLGGTDDKTLPKDSAKKTLYLKGECILGGLEIK, encoded by the coding sequence ATGAAGAAAAGTTCTCTGATTAGAGCGTTTTTGAGCATTGTAGTCGTGGCGCTCGGCGGGGTTTTACTATTGAAAAATCTCGATATTATCAACATTAGCTGGGATATTTTCTGGGGTACGGTTTGGGCTGCAGGATTTGTATTGTCTGGGCTGGTGAATATATTCAATTATCGAAATAAAACGGCGTGGATTTGGGGATTATTGCTGGTCGCGATTGGCGTTCTGATCGGCTTCAATTCTTACGGAATAGTTGACGTTAGTATTTGGAAGATATTTTGGCCTGTAGTTTTGATTGCTGCTGGTTTGGCAATGATGTTTAATACTAGCCCTAAGGGCATTAAGCATTCTAAAAAGCTGGATAAAGACGGCGCAGGTAATGAGAAAATTGCTTGTTTTTGGGGCGAAGAAGACGCTGTAAAAGGTGATTATACTGGCGGTTCGTTGGTTGCAATATTTGGCGGCGTGGATTTAGATTTGCGTCAAGCAAAGATTAAAGACGGTTCTGTGATTGAAATTTTTACATTTTGCGGTGGTGTTAATGTTACTTTGCCAGACGATGTGATTATCGAGAACGAAGTGCGCGGATTTTTGGGCGGAACTGACGATAAAACTCTACCTAAAGATTCTGCCAAAAAGACTTTATACCTGAAGGGTGAGTGTATTTTAGGCGGTCTGGAAATTAAATAA